A genome region from Penaeus vannamei isolate JL-2024 chromosome 20, ASM4276789v1, whole genome shotgun sequence includes the following:
- the LOC113811042 gene encoding uncharacterized protein, which translates to MASRTSAILLLLFAQALSVAYTERRTLSTNLPSTVYMQPRQPGLLTVDFTFEFAERTEKHRRDIVSSVIWFEIKLFQASRELLEGFRLRRKALGQVGFLAGLRRGMRISESWLMDPAVTWTWYCLAEYVGRTI; encoded by the exons ATGGCGTCCCGCACCTCCGccatattgctgctgttgttcgcCCAAGCTTTGTCAGTGGCTTACACAG AGAGAAGAACGCTTTCCACAAACCTTCCTTCGACCGTGTACATGCAGCCCCGTCAGCCAGGTCTCCTTACTGTCGACTTTACCTTCGAATTTGCGGAAAGGACCGAGAAGCATCGCCGTGATATCGTCAGCAGCGTCATCTGGTTTGAGATCAAGCTGTTTCAGGCGAGTCGTGAGCTTTTGGAAGGGTTTAGATTGAGAAGGAAAGCTCTGGGTCAGGTCGGTTTTCTTGCAGGTctaaggagaggaatgagaattTCCGAGAGTTGGTTGATGGATCCCGCGGTCACTTGGACCTGGTACTGTCTGGCTGAATATGTAGGGAGGACTATATGA